One Branchiostoma floridae strain S238N-H82 chromosome 15, Bfl_VNyyK, whole genome shotgun sequence DNA window includes the following coding sequences:
- the LOC118431276 gene encoding nuclear factor interleukin-3-regulated protein-like isoform X2 — translation MEHAADSTDAMYDSDQHALAASQMMEMGDAVAMPGESVELQRVLNARRKDVLSSRKRREFIPEEKKDGAYWDKRRKNNEAAKRSREKRRLNDMVLETRVLQLTQENARLRAEMYAMKQRLTEVTSGPQRQYLAGPPSPPAVQYPHVYAGGERSAVYTQPYMNGLSPGYPHIQEQQQQAWYDRQRDIEYQQRHLATSRYAAYDAAETKPQQPVLSSDRSQWDTESSGTTEEMPPAGVTQQAVDLSFAKERLRKSSEDDNSSLSDRSSPAAREQEPTRPPSLSPAARSSILKWGDEKCLPHKLRLKLSSQYRDESAYHSGDSADDTSPDSPVMPTLTGEHPTGERPELQTNNNISHNDDQQDERHSQLQQQQSSDSGVDPDVQEKRRRNSEKARRSRELRRMMVSYHTSRSTHLQAENSHLRQEVSLLSAEIFTLKHMLDKKREAISFAEVDSIDGSPHSVDSLI, via the exons ATGGAGCACGCGGCGGACAGCACGGACGCCATGTACGACTCGGACCAGCACGCGCTCGCCGCCAGCCAGATGATGGAGATGGGGGATGCGGTTGCCATGCCAGGGGAGTCGGTGGAGCTGCAGAG GGTGCTGAACGCGCGGCGGAAGGACGTGCTGTCGTCGCGGAAGCGTCGGGAGTTCATCCCCGAGGAGAAGAAGGACGGCGCGTACTGGGACAAGCGCCGCAAGAACAACGAGGCGGCGAAGCGGTCGCGCGAGAAGCGGCGGCTGAACGACATGGTCCTGGAGACGCGCGTGCTGCAGCTGACCCAGGAGAACGCGCGCCTCCGGGCGGAAATGTACGCCATGAAGCAGCGGCTGACGGAGGTGACGTCGGGCCCGCAGCGGCAGTACCTGGCGGGCCCGCCCAGCCCCCCGGCCGTGCAGTACCCGCACGTGTACGCGGGAGGAGAGCGCAGCGCCGTCTACACGCAGCCGTACATGAACGGGTTGTCGCCAGGGTACCCCCACATACAGGAGCAGCAGCAGCAGGCGTGGTACGATCGTCAACGGGACATAGAGTAtcagcagcgacacctggcgACTTCTAGATACGCCGCGTACGACGCAGCCGAGACCAAACCTCAACAGCCCGTTCTAAGTAGTGACCGTTCGCAGTGGGACACGGAAAGCTCGGGCACAACGGAAGAGATGCCGCCGGCGGGCGTCACGCAACAGGCCGTAGACCTCAGTTTCGCCAAGGAGCGGTTGAGAAAAAGTTCCGAGGACGACAACAGCAGCTTGAGCGACCGCAGCTCGCCGGCCGCTCGGGAGCAGGAGCCGACGCGCCCGCCCAGCCTCAGCCCGGCGGCCCGCAGCTCCATCCTGAAGTGGGGCGACGAGAAGTGCCTCCCGCACAAGCTCCGGCTGAAGCTGTCATCGCAGTACCGCGACGAGTCGGCCTACCACAGCGGCGACAGCGCCGACGACACCTCGCCGGACTCCCCCGTCATGCCCACGCTCACAGGCGAGCACCCTACCGGCGAGAGACCAGAACTGCAgaccaacaacaacatcagccaCAACGATGACCAACAGGACGAGCGCCACTCCCAACTACAACAGCAGCAGAGCTCCGACAGTGGCGTGGACCCCGACGTCCAGGAGAAGCGGCGGCGGAACAGCGAGAAGGCGCGGCGGAGCAGAGAGCTCCGGAGGATGATGGTGAGCTACCACACCTCGCGCTCCACGCACCTCCAGGCCGAGAACAGCCACCTTCGCCAGGAGGTCTCCCTCCTCTCTGCGGAGATATTCACCCTGAAACACATGCTGGACAAGAAGAGAGAAGCCATCAGCTTCGCTGAGGTCGACAGCATCGACGGGTCTCCGCACAGTGTGGACAGCCTGATCTAA
- the LOC118431276 gene encoding nuclear factor interleukin-3-regulated protein-like isoform X1 — MVKEDGIEHVMEHAADSTDAMYDSDQHALAASQMMEMGDAVAMPGESVELQRVLNARRKDVLSSRKRREFIPEEKKDGAYWDKRRKNNEAAKRSREKRRLNDMVLETRVLQLTQENARLRAEMYAMKQRLTEVTSGPQRQYLAGPPSPPAVQYPHVYAGGERSAVYTQPYMNGLSPGYPHIQEQQQQAWYDRQRDIEYQQRHLATSRYAAYDAAETKPQQPVLSSDRSQWDTESSGTTEEMPPAGVTQQAVDLSFAKERLRKSSEDDNSSLSDRSSPAAREQEPTRPPSLSPAARSSILKWGDEKCLPHKLRLKLSSQYRDESAYHSGDSADDTSPDSPVMPTLTGEHPTGERPELQTNNNISHNDDQQDERHSQLQQQQSSDSGVDPDVQEKRRRNSEKARRSRELRRMMVSYHTSRSTHLQAENSHLRQEVSLLSAEIFTLKHMLDKKREAISFAEVDSIDGSPHSVDSLI, encoded by the coding sequence ATGGTGAAGGAAGACGGGATCGAACACGTCATGGAGCACGCGGCGGACAGCACGGACGCCATGTACGACTCGGACCAGCACGCGCTCGCCGCCAGCCAGATGATGGAGATGGGGGATGCGGTTGCCATGCCAGGGGAGTCGGTGGAGCTGCAGAGGGTGCTGAACGCGCGGCGGAAGGACGTGCTGTCGTCGCGGAAGCGTCGGGAGTTCATCCCCGAGGAGAAGAAGGACGGCGCGTACTGGGACAAGCGCCGCAAGAACAACGAGGCGGCGAAGCGGTCGCGCGAGAAGCGGCGGCTGAACGACATGGTCCTGGAGACGCGCGTGCTGCAGCTGACCCAGGAGAACGCGCGCCTCCGGGCGGAAATGTACGCCATGAAGCAGCGGCTGACGGAGGTGACGTCGGGCCCGCAGCGGCAGTACCTGGCGGGCCCGCCCAGCCCCCCGGCCGTGCAGTACCCGCACGTGTACGCGGGAGGAGAGCGCAGCGCCGTCTACACGCAGCCGTACATGAACGGGTTGTCGCCAGGGTACCCCCACATACAGGAGCAGCAGCAGCAGGCGTGGTACGATCGTCAACGGGACATAGAGTAtcagcagcgacacctggcgACTTCTAGATACGCCGCGTACGACGCAGCCGAGACCAAACCTCAACAGCCCGTTCTAAGTAGTGACCGTTCGCAGTGGGACACGGAAAGCTCGGGCACAACGGAAGAGATGCCGCCGGCGGGCGTCACGCAACAGGCCGTAGACCTCAGTTTCGCCAAGGAGCGGTTGAGAAAAAGTTCCGAGGACGACAACAGCAGCTTGAGCGACCGCAGCTCGCCGGCCGCTCGGGAGCAGGAGCCGACGCGCCCGCCCAGCCTCAGCCCGGCGGCCCGCAGCTCCATCCTGAAGTGGGGCGACGAGAAGTGCCTCCCGCACAAGCTCCGGCTGAAGCTGTCATCGCAGTACCGCGACGAGTCGGCCTACCACAGCGGCGACAGCGCCGACGACACCTCGCCGGACTCCCCCGTCATGCCCACGCTCACAGGCGAGCACCCTACCGGCGAGAGACCAGAACTGCAgaccaacaacaacatcagccaCAACGATGACCAACAGGACGAGCGCCACTCCCAACTACAACAGCAGCAGAGCTCCGACAGTGGCGTGGACCCCGACGTCCAGGAGAAGCGGCGGCGGAACAGCGAGAAGGCGCGGCGGAGCAGAGAGCTCCGGAGGATGATGGTGAGCTACCACACCTCGCGCTCCACGCACCTCCAGGCCGAGAACAGCCACCTTCGCCAGGAGGTCTCCCTCCTCTCTGCGGAGATATTCACCCTGAAACACATGCTGGACAAGAAGAGAGAAGCCATCAGCTTCGCTGAGGTCGACAGCATCGACGGGTCTCCGCACAGTGTGGACAGCCTGATCTAA